From Falsiruegeria litorea R37, the proteins below share one genomic window:
- the glyS gene encoding glycine--tRNA ligase subunit beta has product MPDLLIELFSEEIPARMQTRAGEDLKKRITDGLVEAGLTYAGAAVLTTPRRLTLTVQGLLAESPTVREERKGPKVGAPDKAIEGFLRGAGVTRDQLEERDTPKGAVYFATIEKAGRPAAEIIAEVLNSTIRNFPWPKSMRWGSGAMRWVRPLHSILCILSDETGTEVVPLEVEGITSGDTTEGHRFMAPGRFAVSSFEDYETKLKRAFVVLNPSERAEHIWNDATNQAFAAGLEVVDDKGLLAEVAGLVEWPVVLMGKIDDDFLELPPEVLQTSMKEHQKFFSVKNPKTGRIERFITVANRETTDNGATILAGNQKVLSARLADAKFFWENDLRVAKSDMSTWTGSLENVTFHNKLGSQGDRIRRIAALARALAPVTGADAEQAEKAAKLAKADLSSEMVYEFPELQGLMGRYYIEAAGEDTAVAAVAEEHYSPLGPSDDVPTAPLSVTVALADKLDTLTGFWAIDEKPTGSKDPFALRRAALGVVRLVLENDLRFKIDREEIEAHASKALKSEDLSLAVAHKKEAVELQSEIAASDAQEFQGTAAGANKEFLRLKMEDSQADLRILRKELEAAEGKLQSVYSIVEAVPYDLLSFFHDRLKVFLRDEGIRHDIIDACIAMEGNDDLNLLVKRARALNAVIATEDGENLVQGFKRANNILTQAEDKDGVEYSYGADLKFAETDSEKALFAALAEAEKQIAPALEAEDFPTAMSAMAALRVPVDAFFEEVQVNTDNDVLRRNRLNLLSQIRTICSSVADLTRVEG; this is encoded by the coding sequence ATGCCCGACCTGCTGATCGAACTGTTTTCCGAGGAAATCCCCGCGCGCATGCAGACCCGCGCTGGTGAGGATCTGAAAAAGCGCATCACCGATGGTTTGGTCGAGGCGGGTTTGACCTACGCCGGTGCCGCGGTGCTGACCACGCCGCGCCGTCTGACACTGACGGTGCAGGGGCTGCTGGCGGAAAGCCCCACAGTGCGCGAAGAGCGCAAAGGCCCAAAGGTGGGCGCCCCCGACAAGGCGATCGAGGGCTTCCTGCGCGGCGCGGGTGTCACCCGCGACCAACTCGAAGAGCGCGACACGCCTAAAGGGGCGGTGTATTTTGCCACCATCGAAAAAGCCGGTCGCCCGGCGGCCGAGATCATTGCCGAGGTGCTGAACAGCACCATCCGCAACTTCCCCTGGCCCAAATCCATGCGGTGGGGCAGTGGGGCGATGCGGTGGGTGCGCCCGCTGCATTCGATCCTGTGCATCCTCAGCGATGAGACGGGCACCGAAGTGGTGCCGCTTGAGGTCGAAGGGATCACATCCGGCGACACAACCGAGGGCCACCGCTTCATGGCACCCGGTCGCTTTGCCGTGAGTTCGTTCGAGGATTACGAGACCAAGCTGAAACGCGCCTTTGTGGTGCTGAACCCGTCCGAGCGCGCCGAACACATCTGGAATGATGCCACCAATCAGGCGTTCGCCGCAGGGCTGGAAGTGGTCGATGACAAGGGTCTGCTGGCCGAGGTTGCCGGTCTGGTCGAATGGCCTGTCGTGCTGATGGGCAAGATCGACGATGACTTTCTGGAGCTTCCTCCGGAAGTGCTGCAAACCTCGATGAAAGAGCACCAGAAGTTCTTCTCAGTCAAGAACCCCAAAACGGGCCGGATTGAGCGTTTCATCACCGTGGCCAACCGCGAAACCACCGACAACGGCGCGACCATTCTGGCGGGCAACCAAAAGGTGCTGTCGGCTCGTCTGGCCGATGCCAAGTTCTTTTGGGAGAACGACCTGCGCGTCGCCAAATCGGACATGAGCACCTGGACCGGGTCGCTGGAAAACGTGACCTTCCACAACAAGCTGGGCAGCCAGGGCGACCGCATCCGTCGCATCGCGGCCTTGGCGCGCGCCTTGGCGCCTGTCACCGGCGCAGACGCGGAGCAGGCCGAGAAAGCCGCGAAGCTGGCCAAGGCCGACCTGAGCTCGGAAATGGTCTATGAATTCCCCGAACTGCAGGGCCTGATGGGCCGCTATTACATCGAGGCCGCAGGCGAAGACACCGCCGTGGCTGCCGTGGCTGAAGAGCATTACTCGCCGCTTGGCCCCTCAGACGATGTACCAACCGCACCGCTGTCGGTTACCGTGGCGCTGGCCGACAAGCTGGACACGCTGACCGGCTTCTGGGCGATTGACGAAAAACCCACCGGCTCGAAAGACCCCTTTGCCCTGCGCCGTGCGGCCTTGGGTGTTGTTCGGTTGGTGTTAGAGAATGATTTGCGCTTCAAAATTGATCGAGAGGAGATTGAAGCTCACGCATCCAAGGCCTTAAAATCTGAAGATTTGTCTTTGGCGGTTGCACATAAGAAAGAAGCGGTTGAGTTGCAGTCAGAAATAGCGGCGAGTGACGCTCAAGAATTTCAAGGCACCGCAGCCGGTGCTAACAAGGAATTTCTGCGTTTAAAGATGGAAGACTCTCAGGCGGATTTAAGAATACTCCGAAAAGAGTTGGAGGCCGCTGAAGGCAAGCTCCAATCGGTGTATTCGATTGTTGAGGCCGTGCCGTATGACCTCCTCTCCTTCTTCCACGACCGCCTCAAGGTCTTCCTCCGTGACGAGGGCATTCGCCACGACATCATCGACGCCTGCATCGCGATGGAAGGCAATGATGACCTCAACCTGCTGGTCAAACGTGCCCGTGCCCTGAACGCCGTGATCGCGACCGAGGATGGTGAAAACCTGGTGCAGGGCTTTAAGCGTGCCAACAACATCCTGACCCAAGCCGAGGACAAGGATGGCGTTGAATACTCTTATGGCGCGGACCTGAAATTTGCCGAGACGGACAGCGAAAAGGCGCTCTTTGCAGCGCTGGCCGAGGCCGAAAAACAGATCGCCCCGGCGCTGGAGGCCGAGGATTTTCCAACCGCCATGTCGGCAATGGCCGCGCTGCGAGTGCCTGTTGATGCCTTCTTTGAGGAAGTGCAGGTTAACACCGACAACGATGTTCTGCGCCGCAACCGTCTGAACCTGCTCAGCCAGATCCGCACCATCTGTTCCAGCGTTGCGGACCTGACAAGGGTTGAGGGCTGA
- a CDS encoding putative PEP-binding protein gives MKPKGAAVQNNPNTTLITASAPVAATTHGGRAKCLQRLVRLELPVPRTVALSFGAVHDIAEGQMPDIAAIVEQFDETDLLCVRPSSEDPDWGGPGAILNIGMNDARYVELSDSLGAEAAAALYLRFVQNYAVHVARLDPDVFEDVADDGPQGLSEVLHAYEAETDEQFPQDPGEQLSEVLKSMARAWEGTTARLLRQAKGAPADAGLGLVVQQMIPGVGQGECGSGVLQLINRSTGMPQITGRYLSQSQGRDALGAGSGALYLEKDARGPSLEELAPEAFEELKTHAALMRAKLREEMQVEFVIESGHAHILDGVRVPRSARASVRIAVRLAEDGIIPQEEAVMRIEPHSLNELLHRQVDPEAERDVLTTGIAASPGAATGKIVFTAAEAQASAARSEPCILVRRETSPEDVRGMHAAVAVLTEKGGMTSHAAVIGRGMGLPCIVGASDMTFQTKKKTLTAPDGRVFKTGDTLTIDGSSGQVLAGQPAMLEAALDECFQTLMGWADQARDIGIRANADTPADAQTARNFDAQGIGLCRTEHMFFDPGRLTVMREMIFADEPSGRAAALERLLPMQREDFTQLFRIMQGKPVCIRLFDPPLHEFLPTTRTGQRELAEALDIPVSDVTRRVEAMTEYNPMLGLRGVRLGVTVPEIYDMQARAIFEATIDASRDGAPVVPEVMIPLVSAKREVELVKVRIDAVAAAVAQERGQDFDYRLGVMVETPRACLRADEIAPNTAFLSFGTNDLTQMTYGLSRDDAGRFMSAYVQQGVFNEDPFHVLDTDGVGELLQLGAARAREAQPDLTLSVCGEHGGNPESIAFCRAAGFDYVSCSPFRVPVARLAAAQLAIAHKLGESTR, from the coding sequence GTGAAACCAAAAGGTGCCGCAGTGCAGAATAATCCCAACACCACCCTCATTACGGCCTCTGCCCCCGTGGCGGCCACAACTCATGGCGGGCGGGCGAAATGTTTGCAGCGTCTTGTGCGGTTGGAGCTGCCAGTGCCACGCACCGTGGCCCTGTCGTTCGGTGCTGTGCATGACATTGCCGAGGGGCAGATGCCGGATATCGCGGCCATCGTCGAACAATTCGACGAGACCGATCTTTTGTGTGTGCGGCCCAGTTCCGAAGACCCCGATTGGGGGGGGCCGGGGGCGATCCTGAACATCGGTATGAATGATGCCCGTTATGTCGAGCTGTCCGACAGCTTGGGGGCCGAGGCCGCCGCGGCGCTTTATCTGCGGTTCGTGCAAAACTATGCCGTGCATGTCGCGCGCCTGGACCCGGATGTGTTCGAAGATGTGGCAGATGACGGCCCGCAGGGCCTGAGCGAAGTGCTGCACGCCTATGAGGCCGAAACGGACGAGCAATTTCCGCAAGACCCCGGCGAGCAGCTCTCGGAAGTGTTGAAGTCGATGGCCCGCGCCTGGGAGGGCACCACCGCCCGCCTGCTGCGTCAGGCCAAGGGGGCGCCAGCGGATGCGGGGCTGGGCCTTGTGGTGCAGCAGATGATCCCGGGTGTGGGGCAGGGAGAGTGCGGTTCGGGCGTGCTTCAATTGATCAACAGATCAACGGGTATGCCGCAGATCACCGGTCGATACCTGAGCCAAAGTCAGGGACGTGATGCGCTTGGGGCAGGGTCCGGGGCGCTCTATCTGGAAAAGGACGCACGCGGACCATCGCTGGAAGAGCTGGCGCCCGAGGCGTTTGAAGAGCTCAAGACGCATGCCGCTTTGATGCGTGCCAAATTGCGCGAAGAGATGCAGGTCGAGTTTGTGATCGAAAGCGGTCACGCCCATATTCTGGACGGTGTCCGGGTGCCGCGCAGCGCACGCGCGTCGGTGCGGATTGCTGTGCGCCTGGCCGAAGATGGCATCATCCCGCAGGAAGAGGCCGTCATGCGGATCGAGCCGCATTCACTGAATGAGCTTCTGCACCGGCAGGTTGACCCCGAGGCAGAGCGGGATGTGCTGACCACCGGTATCGCCGCCAGCCCTGGTGCTGCCACCGGCAAGATCGTCTTTACCGCTGCCGAGGCGCAGGCGAGTGCGGCGCGGTCGGAACCTTGCATTCTGGTGCGTCGCGAGACCTCTCCCGAAGATGTGCGGGGCATGCACGCGGCGGTGGCTGTGCTGACCGAAAAGGGCGGGATGACCAGCCACGCGGCGGTGATCGGTCGCGGTATGGGGCTGCCGTGCATCGTCGGGGCGTCGGACATGACGTTCCAGACCAAGAAGAAAACGCTGACCGCCCCGGATGGGCGCGTGTTCAAGACCGGCGATACGCTGACCATTGACGGCAGCTCGGGTCAGGTGCTGGCGGGACAGCCCGCCATGCTTGAGGCGGCGCTGGATGAGTGTTTTCAGACGTTGATGGGCTGGGCGGATCAGGCCCGCGATATCGGCATTCGGGCCAACGCGGACACGCCCGCAGATGCGCAGACCGCGCGGAATTTTGACGCGCAGGGGATTGGGCTGTGTCGGACCGAGCACATGTTCTTTGATCCCGGTCGCCTGACAGTGATGCGCGAGATGATCTTTGCAGATGAGCCCTCGGGCCGTGCGGCGGCGTTGGAACGGCTGCTGCCGATGCAGCGCGAGGATTTCACCCAGCTGTTTCGCATCATGCAGGGCAAACCGGTCTGCATTCGTCTGTTCGACCCGCCTTTGCACGAATTCCTGCCCACCACCCGAACCGGTCAGCGCGAGCTGGCCGAGGCGCTGGACATCCCCGTCAGCGACGTGACCCGCCGGGTCGAGGCTATGACTGAATACAACCCCATGTTGGGGCTGCGCGGCGTTCGTCTGGGTGTGACGGTGCCGGAAATTTATGACATGCAGGCCCGGGCAATTTTTGAGGCCACGATCGACGCCAGCCGCGACGGCGCCCCGGTCGTTCCCGAAGTGATGATCCCTCTGGTCAGTGCCAAGCGCGAGGTCGAACTGGTCAAGGTTCGCATTGATGCGGTGGCCGCCGCCGTGGCGCAGGAACGCGGCCAGGATTTTGACTATCGCCTGGGGGTGATGGTCGAAACGCCGCGTGCATGTCTGCGCGCGGACGAGATCGCGCCAAACACCGCCTTCCTCAGCTTTGGCACCAACGACCTGACCCAGATGACCTACGGTCTGTCACGCGACGATGCGGGGCGGTTCATGTCGGCCTATGTTCAGCAGGGGGTCTTTAACGAAGACCCGTTCCATGTGCTGGACACGGACGGGGTCGGAGAGCTGTTGCAGTTGGGGGCGGCCCGTGCACGTGAGGCGCAGCCGGATCTGACCCTTTCGGTCTGTGGTGAACACGGCGGCAACCCCGAATCAATCGCCTTTTGCCGAGCTGCGGGCTTTGATTATGTGTCGTGCTCGCCGTTTCGGGTGCCAGTAGCGCGTCTTGCCGCCGCTCAGTTGGCCATCGCCCATAAACTGGGAGAGAGCACCCGTTAA